From one Culex quinquefasciatus strain JHB chromosome 3, VPISU_Cqui_1.0_pri_paternal, whole genome shotgun sequence genomic stretch:
- the LOC6043422 gene encoding uncharacterized protein LOC6043422: protein MQIDNDNDTPHLVPGNTPFILAESNQISRSISINCEMHPAIEQTELDWKYPFLTREYLEDALGEAAQNCTVVNFTVRRALSKGENFASDILRIQLNLRCENGDERTKTFIMKVALVTEGMSDMLEEYDVFFREIVFYSKILPEIKEISKELEYNGKLAPDCYKISAKHPQHFIFEDLSLNGFVAADRRLGLSFTQLELILEKVAKFHAISAHLYDKDPELMKYHHYRNINEDVQHFYGLFRNSMLNCAEMALKWPTTAPRIAMKLFKLEQSVIAKGCQVYTLNKADFNVLNHGDLWVNNVMYRYNAEGVPIEAMLVDFAISYFGSPAIDLSFLLFTSSADDVTEEQFDLLLQSYHQSLLGTLNQLGYTQKLPTLLDIQEDMLRKGFIGVMYSFLLPL from the exons ATGCAAattgataacgataacgatacaCCCCACCTTGTACCAGGCAACACACCATTCATCCTAGCAGAAAGCAACCAAATAAGCCGCAGCATTTCCATTAATTGCGAAATGCATCCCGCCATTGAGCAAACCGAACTTGACTGGAAGTATCCGTTCCTAACCAGGGAATATCTGGAAGATGCCCTCGGGGAAGCAGCACAAAATTGCACGGTGGTCAACTTCACCGTCCGGCGAGCCCTGTCCAAGGGGGAAAATTTCGCTAGTGATATTTTAAGGATTCAGCTGAACTTGCGCTGTGAGAATGGCGATGAAAG AACGAAAACGTTTATCATGAAAGTGGCACTCGTCACCGAAGGCATGTCCGATATGCTGGAAGAGTACGATGTATTTTTTCGAGAGATTGTGTTTTACAGCaaaattttacctgaaattaaGGAAATCAGCAAGGAGTTGGAGTACAACGGAAAGTTGGCACCAGA TTGTTACAAAATCAGCGCCAAACATCCTCAGCACTTCATCTTTGAAGATCTTAGTCTGAATGGATTCGTAGCAGCAGATCGAAGGTTAGGCCTAAGCTTCACACAACTTGAGCTGATTCTGGAGAAGGttgccaaatttcacgcaatatCTGCTCACCTCTACGATAAAGATCCCGAACTCATGAAGTACCACCACTACCGCAACATCAACGAAGACGTCCAACACTTTTACGGCCTGTTCCGCAACAGTATGCTAAATTGTGCCGAAATGGCCCTAAAATGGCCAACCACTGCCCCGCGGATCGCCATGAAGTTGTTCAAGCTTGAACAGTCAGTGATCGCCAAAGGTTGCCAGGTGTACACGCTGAACAAAGCAGACTTCAACGTTCTAAACCACGGTGATCTTTGGGTCAACAACGTAATGTATCGGTACAATGCGGAAGGGGTGCCAATCGAAGCCATGCTAGTGGACTTTGCCATTAGCTACTTCGGATCACCGGCGATCGACTTAAGCTTCCTGCTGTTCACCTCGTCTGCGGACGATGTCACAGAAGAACAGtttgatcttcttcttcaaaGCTACCACCAAAGTCTGCTCGGAACCCTAAACCAATTAGGATACACCCAAAAGCTGCCAACCCTGCTGGACATTCAGGAAGATATGCTGCGCAAAGGATTCATCGGCGTGATGTACTCGTTTTTACTTCCGCTGTGA
- the LOC6043423 gene encoding uncharacterized protein LOC6043423: MAFNKDEMNAPKWLNGAFFEKVLRRSEADDSVTVAEFQTTPGSRPGDHFASIIFRAAVSFVSFGEKKEISLIVKTMPELEGLKKDVLKDGKLFETETIMYEAVLPEMHKLLRQAGDDTKLGPRLLYSSQDPTWVMVLEDLSKQNYVMKDTQLNLEESKILYAKLGRWHAASLCLSEKIPEMKSLDYNLGVIMNEKVAEAWNNNINILAKMCLEWPGYEHFSERLVKLRKPLLKRLKEMYTDQDNIYNVLNHGDCHYKNFMYQILDGKTEDVMLLDFQISTWGSPAIDIIYSMYNSVSIETRDNHREELTKFYYNEFVNALKMFEFQGKIPSLIDLRIEITKCGHLETFLTTMFLPLLILTPEEMMPQLAEQSDEAIQVDFSDVKEQEKLAEHCFKHPRYTAVMKKCLPVFDNMGLLDL, encoded by the exons ATGGCGTTTAACAAAGACGAAATGAACGCACCCAAGTGGCTGAATGGGGCGTTTTTCGAGAAAGTTCTCCGACGGTCCGAGGCGGATGATTCCGTTACCGTGGCGGAGTTTCAGACCACGCCCGGCAGTCGTCCGGGAGACCACTTTGCCAGCATCATATTTCGTGCTGCCGTAAGTTTTGTGTCATTTGGAGAGAAAAAAGAAATTTCGCTTATTGTTAAAACGATGCCCGAGCTTGAGGGACTTAAAAAGGATGTCCTCAAGGATGGTAAACTATTCGAGACCGAAACGATCATGTACGAAGCCGTACTTCCGGAAATGCATAAACTTTTAAGGCAAGCTGGAGATGACACCAAACTTGGACCACG TTTACTGTACTCATCCCAGGATCCAACATGGGTGATGGTTcttgaagacctttccaaacaGAATTACGTAATGAAGGATACTCAGCTGAATCTAGAAGAGTCGAAAATTCTTTACGCCAAACTAGGCAGATGGCATGCTGCTTCTTTGTGTCTTTCGGAAAAG ATTCCCGAAATGAAATCGTTGGACTACAATTTGGGCGTCATAATGAATGAAAAAGTTGCTGAAGCATGGAACAATAACATCAACATTTTGGCTAAAATGTGCCTGGAGTGGCCTGGATATGAACATTTTAGTGAACGTTTGGTTAAACTCAGGAAACCTCTGCTCAAAAGGTTGAAAGAAATGTATACTGATCAAGATAACATTTACAACGTACTAAACCATGGAGATTGTCATTACAAAAACTTTATGTACCAAATACTGGATGGAAAAACTGAAGACGTAATGTTG CTAGACTTCCAAATCAGTACTTGGGGATCACCTGCCATTGATATCATCTATTCAATGTACAATTCAGTCAGTATTGAAACCAGAGACAACCATCGCGAAGAGTTGACCAAATTTTACTACAACGAATTTGTGAATGCTTTGAAAATGTTCGAATTTCAAGGAAAGATCCCTTCGTTGATAGATCTCCGCATCGAAATAACAAAATGCGGTCATTTGG AAACGTTCCTCACAACCATGTTTCTCCCCCTGCTGATACTGACTCCGGAAGAAATGATGCCCCAGCTAGCCGAGCAGTCCGACGAGGCCATTCAGGTGGACTTTTCCGACGTCAAAGAGCAGGAAAAGCTGGCAGAGCACTGCTTCAAACATCCCAGATATACGGCTGTGATGAAAAAGTGTCTGCCGGTATTTGATAACATGGGATTGTTAGATCTgtaa
- the LOC6043424 gene encoding uncharacterized protein LOC6043424, protein MAYNKDEMNAPKWMDGAFFEKVLQKLGNDDSVKVTEFTTAPGSKPGDHFASIIFRAVVIFEGKGKSKDISLIVKTMPELEGIKKDLLEDGRLFETEATMYNIVLPEVHKMLLAVGDDTVLGPRLHYSSKDPVWVMVFEDLSKKDFVTKPTQLNLDEAKMFYAKLGRLHAASMCLAEKLPNIKKMDCNIGTAFRGDITETWIKNIGILSRLCLEWPGYENYFEQIEKYKTQIIQKIREIYTSNKTSLYNVLNHGDSNHRNCMYRIVDGKTQDIMLLDYQLSCWGTPAIDIIYSLYQAVSVETRDNHRDQLIKFYHDEFVNALKKFGYGQKIPSMMDLRVEITKCGHLEAFLATTFLPWFMLTPDELMPQICQSSETDIEIDLSSAEGWEKMADRGFRHPKYVEAIKRYLPTLSRKGLFDV, encoded by the exons ATGGCGTACAACAAAGACGAAATGAACGCACCCAAGTGGATGGATGGggcgttttttgaaaaagtgcttcaaaaattaGGTAACGATGACTCTGTCAAAGTTACGGAGTTTACGACCGCACCCGGGTCCAAACCTGGAGACCACTTTGCGAGCATCATCTTCCGAGCTGTTGTTATATTTGAAGGCAAGGGTAAGTCGAAAGATATTTCGCTGATCGTCAAGACTATGCCGGAGTTGGAGGGTATAAAGAAGGATCTGCTCGAGGATGGACGACTGTTTGAAACTGAAGCGACCATGTACAATATCGTGCTTCCGGAAGTGCACAAAATGTTGCTAGCTGTAGGAGATGACACCGTTCTGGGGCCAAGACTGCATTACTCCTCAAAGGATCCGGTTTGGGTTATGGTTTTTGAAGATCTTtctaaaaaagattttgttaCTAAGCCAACTCAACTAAATTTGGATGAAGCAAAGATGTTTTACGCGAAACTTGGTAGATTGCATGCCGCCTCAATGTGTCTTGCTGAGAAG CTCCCGAATATTAAGAAAATGGATTGTAACATCGGTACTGCCTTCAGAGGAGATATTACCGAAACATGGATTAAAAATATCGGCATACTGTCTAGACTGTGTCTGGAGTGGCCTGGATACGAGAACTATTTTGAACAAATCGAAAAGTACAAaacacaaataatacaaaaaataagggAGATTTACACTTCTAATAAAACCTCACTCTACAACGTTTTGAATCATGGCGATAGCAACCATAGGAACTGCATGTATAGAATTGTTGACGGAAAGACACAGGATATTATGCTG CTCGATTATCAACTCAGCTGTTGGGGCACACCTGCAATCGATATCATCTACTCACTGTACCAGGCAGTCAGCGTCGAAACCAGAGACAACCATCGCGATCAACTGATCAAATTTTACCACGATGAATTTGTAAATGCCTTGAAAAAATTTGGATATGGTCAGAAAATCCCTTCGATGATGGATCTGCGCGTTGAAATAACCAAGTGTGGCCATTTAG AAGCTTTCCTGGCTACAACGTTTCTACCGTGGTTCATGCTGACTCCGGATGAATTGATGCCTCAAATTTGCCAGAGCTCTGAGACAGACATCGAGATCGATTTATCCAGTGCCGAAGGGTGGGAAAAAATGGCCGACCGTGGCTTTCGGCATCCCAAATATGTCGAGGCAATCAAGAGATATCTGCCGACGTTATCGCGAAAGGGGCTGTTCGATGTTTGA